Proteins encoded together in one bacterium window:
- a CDS encoding thiamine diphosphokinase, translated as MKKCIILANGKSPKKSIITYFQKSGYNTLICADGGANSALKMKLVPDIIIGDLDSISKNTLREFKPISKIIQLKRQNDTDVEKCLKYAIKNKFDEALLVGATGNRLDHTFCNLGIVLKFFLKIKISLIAENSFLKAYTGKIELKTIPNETISLYGISPETKITSKGLKYELTNTALPFGIRESTSNIAIKNPMKLNISNGVVFVIRDVKTMIENDLF; from the coding sequence ATGAAAAAATGCATCATACTCGCTAACGGTAAATCACCTAAAAAAAGTATCATCACTTATTTTCAAAAAAGTGGATACAATACATTGATCTGTGCAGATGGCGGAGCAAACTCAGCATTAAAAATGAAATTAGTTCCAGATATAATCATTGGTGATCTTGATTCAATATCAAAAAATACATTAAGAGAATTTAAGCCTATTTCAAAAATTATTCAGCTGAAACGGCAGAACGATACTGATGTTGAAAAATGTCTGAAGTATGCAATCAAAAATAAATTTGATGAAGCTTTGCTTGTTGGTGCAACCGGGAATCGACTAGATCATACGTTTTGTAATCTCGGAATTGTGTTGAAATTCTTCCTCAAAATAAAAATATCACTCATTGCTGAAAACTCATTTCTTAAAGCTTACACTGGTAAAATCGAACTCAAAACTATTCCGAATGAAACTATTTCACTTTACGGTATTTCACCAGAGACCAAAATAACTTCTAAAGGATTGAAGTACGAACTTACAAATACAGCACTGCCGTTTGGTATCAGAGAAAGCACAAGCAACATCGCAATTAAAAATCCTATGAAGCTGAATATCAGCAACGGAGTTGTGTTTGTGATTCGTGATGTTAAAACTATGATTGAAAATGATCTCTTTTAG
- a CDS encoding sodium:solute symporter family protein — MISFSFADILIILAFFAAILFIGFYTGRRTGNDASDYLLSGRKLSLFLFVAVNVSTWYGGILGVGEFTYRYGIVSWFTQGFPYYIFAFLFAIFFAKKIREASLFTIPDKMTEVYGRNVGLLSAIIVFVLVSPAPYLLMTGNLLSLIFDIDVIPALLISLLLSIVYLIRGGFRSNVYVDVFQFFVMFTGFILIVIFSGMEFGSFDFLSSSVPENHLNITGGMSPTFLIVWFLIALWTFADPGFHQRCYAAKSGNIAKWGIIISIFFWALFDFLTTATGLFAKGVLPELDNPVLAFPLFAEQVLPSGIKGIFYAALFATILSTQISFLFLSGTTIGRDFIFRVSRFENENRIKTYTIIGLLISGIAATLLAYFIPSVIEIWYTIGSLFIPGIILPVVSAYYHKLKVSKKIILIEMTAAFISATIWYFVRDKFSEVIILKEIEPMLVGLVFAFLTHLAGLFSPK, encoded by the coding sequence ATGATCTCTTTTAGTTTTGCAGACATCCTGATAATTCTTGCATTCTTTGCTGCCATTTTATTTATTGGTTTTTACACGGGTCGAAGGACGGGGAATGATGCAAGTGATTATTTACTTTCTGGTAGAAAGCTGAGTTTATTTCTTTTCGTAGCAGTCAATGTTTCAACCTGGTATGGCGGAATACTCGGAGTAGGTGAGTTTACTTATCGATACGGAATAGTCAGTTGGTTTACACAAGGATTTCCGTACTACATATTCGCTTTTCTCTTTGCAATATTCTTCGCAAAAAAAATACGTGAAGCTTCTCTATTTACAATTCCTGATAAGATGACTGAAGTCTATGGAAGGAATGTTGGATTACTTTCTGCGATAATTGTTTTTGTTCTCGTTTCACCTGCACCGTATCTGCTAATGACAGGAAATCTACTTTCGTTAATTTTTGATATTGATGTGATCCCAGCTCTTCTAATTTCACTTTTGCTTTCGATCGTTTATTTGATCAGAGGAGGATTTCGTTCAAACGTTTATGTGGATGTGTTTCAATTCTTTGTAATGTTTACTGGATTTATTCTGATTGTAATTTTTTCAGGTATGGAGTTTGGCTCATTTGATTTTCTTTCGTCATCTGTTCCTGAAAATCATTTGAATATTACAGGAGGAATGTCACCAACATTTTTAATTGTCTGGTTTTTAATTGCTCTGTGGACATTTGCAGATCCCGGTTTTCACCAAAGATGTTACGCAGCAAAATCAGGTAATATCGCTAAATGGGGAATCATCATCTCAATTTTTTTCTGGGCTTTATTTGATTTTTTAACAACTGCAACTGGTCTTTTTGCAAAAGGAGTCTTGCCTGAACTCGATAATCCCGTTCTTGCATTCCCGCTTTTTGCTGAGCAGGTTCTTCCATCCGGAATTAAAGGAATATTTTATGCAGCTCTTTTTGCAACTATTCTATCTACCCAAATCAGTTTTCTATTTTTAAGCGGAACAACTATCGGTCGTGACTTTATTTTCAGAGTCAGTAGGTTTGAAAATGAAAACAGGATAAAAACTTATACAATTATAGGTTTGTTAATTTCTGGAATTGCAGCAACACTCCTTGCTTATTTCATTCCTTCCGTAATTGAAATTTGGTATACAATAGGTTCATTGTTTATCCCAGGTATTATATTACCGGTCGTCAGTGCATATTATCACAAGTTAAAAGTATCGAAAAAAATTATTTTGATTGAAATGACTGCAGCGTTTATTTCTGCAACAATTTGGTATTTTGTGCGAGATAAATTTTCTGAAGTAATAATTTTGAAAGAGATTGAGCCAATGTTGGTTGGGCTGGTTTTCGCTTTTTTAACACATCTTGCCGGATTATTTTCCCCAAAATAA